A DNA window from Boseongicola sp. contains the following coding sequences:
- a CDS encoding glycosyl transferase family 1, producing the protein MPESGSRQFRPVTIVMAVFSPDHGHLEKQIASLAAQEHPISMAVAVIADKRSGPLVSLLFEKYRLPLDIVVPDSATASYKSFETGLERALSMSPADAVFALCDQDDVWHPDKISRSVKFLQETGASLVHSDARVVDCDGDLRRKSLHQLERRMVEPNLRELLLRNTVTGMTVLTTRKVVETSLPFPPQSALFFHHDLWLALVAQSLNGIVCITRQLVDYRQHGGNLVGAIEKDAARPKIATTAWYRHWAGTYAVAAYLAKSLYIRMGEVAALDSRLPDRAQLSSLEPYLTRRTIGGRFLMDAAAMVLKGRFDLAAQCVLFAGIQSGRLAWAVRSTLSDGLLSSLSTFDKLAFSMAPGAQPGSVQFEDFADADTWTPKRFVDKRKTASFRARFKEGTQQFVILVPTVNPAEVFAGVATAIDIGAGLAKRGHDVHFVATDMPIASRERSLKFVCQRQSGNQKRVGRRIRFSCGVTESAISFSRQDKFLATAWWTAHIAKDLLNDGGLSQAGFYYLIQDYEPGFYPWGTEYADARASYDLNFTPIFNSRTLADFFRTQRVCNVDHNPLIFHPSIDVSKYRRLKRIRNLKPRIAVYGRPKVPRNLFPLAIEGLEKFLLAEGIDRDDVELVSVGMVHPHVKLANGHTLRCLGKIPWDDYPGFLAGVDVGLSLMLSPHPSHPPIEMAAAGARVITNSFAGKDLSELTPSLVSVEPTPNSVAEALTKAWIAGPAEAEHRQFDLAALGLPLDKVVDELSSTLGTHQLHYAKAG; encoded by the coding sequence TTGCCTGAAAGTGGTTCGCGTCAATTTCGCCCCGTAACGATTGTTATGGCTGTATTTTCTCCTGACCATGGGCATTTGGAAAAACAAATTGCGTCGTTGGCGGCCCAGGAACACCCTATATCGATGGCGGTCGCTGTCATTGCAGATAAACGGTCTGGCCCACTGGTTTCGTTGTTGTTTGAGAAATACAGACTGCCACTGGACATCGTCGTTCCCGATAGTGCGACTGCCAGTTACAAAAGCTTCGAAACCGGGCTTGAACGCGCGCTTTCGATGTCGCCTGCAGATGCAGTGTTCGCATTGTGCGATCAGGACGATGTCTGGCACCCCGACAAAATTTCACGTTCGGTTAAGTTTCTTCAGGAGACGGGGGCTTCATTGGTGCATAGCGATGCCCGTGTCGTAGATTGCGACGGGGATCTGCGCCGCAAAAGCCTTCATCAGCTGGAGCGGCGAATGGTTGAACCGAACCTTCGTGAATTGTTGTTGCGAAATACGGTCACGGGAATGACTGTGCTGACCACACGAAAAGTGGTGGAAACCTCGCTGCCATTTCCGCCCCAATCGGCGCTTTTTTTTCATCATGACCTGTGGCTGGCTTTGGTTGCGCAGTCATTGAACGGCATTGTTTGCATAACACGCCAACTGGTCGATTACCGCCAACACGGCGGCAATCTCGTCGGAGCCATAGAAAAAGACGCCGCCCGGCCGAAAATCGCCACTACCGCATGGTATCGCCACTGGGCAGGCACCTATGCTGTTGCTGCATATTTGGCAAAGTCGCTTTATATCAGGATGGGCGAAGTTGCGGCATTGGACAGTCGGCTTCCAGACCGCGCGCAATTATCATCTCTGGAGCCCTATTTGACCCGGCGCACGATCGGCGGACGTTTCTTAATGGATGCTGCGGCCATGGTGTTGAAAGGTCGTTTTGATCTGGCCGCACAGTGCGTCTTGTTCGCTGGCATTCAGTCCGGTCGCCTGGCATGGGCAGTGCGATCAACGCTGAGTGATGGTTTGCTGTCGTCGCTTTCTACATTCGACAAGTTGGCATTTTCCATGGCTCCGGGCGCACAGCCGGGATCAGTTCAATTCGAAGACTTCGCCGATGCGGACACCTGGACACCGAAACGGTTTGTGGACAAACGAAAAACGGCATCCTTTCGGGCCAGATTCAAGGAAGGAACCCAGCAGTTTGTTATTCTGGTGCCAACTGTGAACCCGGCTGAAGTTTTTGCGGGCGTCGCAACCGCCATTGATATTGGCGCCGGTTTGGCAAAGCGCGGTCACGACGTGCACTTCGTTGCCACCGATATGCCGATCGCCAGTCGGGAGCGATCGTTGAAATTCGTCTGCCAACGGCAAAGCGGAAATCAGAAACGAGTCGGCAGACGCATCAGATTCTCCTGTGGGGTCACCGAGAGTGCGATCAGTTTCTCGCGGCAAGACAAGTTTCTTGCGACAGCCTGGTGGACAGCTCACATTGCCAAGGATTTGCTAAACGACGGTGGGCTGTCTCAAGCCGGATTTTATTATCTCATCCAGGACTATGAACCGGGCTTTTATCCCTGGGGGACTGAGTATGCAGATGCCCGCGCCAGCTATGATCTGAATTTTACGCCGATATTCAATTCGCGAACGCTCGCAGACTTTTTTCGCACTCAGAGAGTTTGCAATGTGGATCACAACCCGTTGATATTCCACCCGTCTATCGATGTAAGCAAATATCGGCGATTGAAACGCATTCGAAATCTGAAACCCAGAATCGCTGTCTATGGGCGGCCGAAAGTACCACGGAACCTTTTCCCGCTGGCCATCGAAGGGCTGGAGAAATTCTTGTTGGCCGAGGGGATTGACCGGGATGACGTGGAACTTGTCAGCGTTGGGATGGTGCATCCCCATGTGAAATTGGCGAACGGACATACTTTGCGATGCCTGGGTAAAATTCCATGGGACGACTATCCTGGGTTTCTTGCGGGCGTAGATGTTGGGCTGTCGCTGATGTTGTCGCCACATCCCAGCCATCCACCGATTGAAATGGCAGCGGCGGGCGCGCGTGTGATCACGAATTCATTTGCTGGCAAGGATTTGTCCGAACTGACGCCTTCTCTGGTCTCGGTGGAGCCAACACCGAATTCAGTAGCCGAAGCGCTGACCAAGGCGTGGATAGCCGGCCCTGCCGAGGCCGAGCATCGCCAGTTTGATCTGGCTGCTCTGGGGTTGCCGCTTGACAAGGTTGTCGATGAACTTTCGTCCACTCTTGGCACTCATCAACTGCATTACGCAAAGGCGGGTTAA